A genomic segment from Necator americanus strain Aroian chromosome III, whole genome shotgun sequence encodes:
- a CDS encoding hypothetical protein (NECATOR_CHRIII.G9578.T1) — protein sequence MGSFALIQSIKIYTVRLSATYSLYSFGPPMGRPSGNKNGTENVDRAFRQVERISRKRELNVEKNDTIMCNFKRSKKSEQGLPLFDLPLHVIEKIVSKLSLSEMATFRRCSRQTKEIVDGYWQLQRSLKTGVEELHQLFPHIDTKKSQFESLFHIRHELGKYLSMLPKNRLLEADFSGVRRFHHEMMESILIKNHLDPNMVFSEVTCISFAHCTVSCADLESLSYYTQNLKSLTIPDRLIDHKQEGEDVDPNLIQCYRTIQRKGLIGHRSKLIAHIKTLWPALTQLTFCNKTLILDE from the exons ATGGGTAGTTTTGCTTTGATCCAGAGTATTAAA ATTTACACAGTAAGGCTCAGTGCCACCTACTCGCTGTACTCGTTCGGTCCTCCGAT GGGAAGGCCCTCCGGAAATAAGAATGGAACGGAAAATGTTGATAGAGCATTTCGACAAGTAGAACGAATATCACGTAAAAGAGAACTGAATGTAGAG aaaaatgacaCAATAATgtgtaattttaaaagaagcaaaaaatccGAACAAGGATTACCACTATTTGATTTACCACTGCACGTTATAGAGAAAATTGTATCGAAACTATCACTTTCGGAAATGGCTACATTTAGACGCTGCTCACGACAAACAAAAGAG ATAGTAGATGGTTACTGGCAACTTCAGAGATCACTTAAAACAGGTGTAGAAGAGCTCCATCAACTTTTTCCACATATTgacacaaaaaaatcacagttTGAAAGTTTATTCCATATTCGGCATGAG CTTGGAAAATATCTTAGCATGTTACCGAAGAATCGTCTGTTAGAGGCTGATTTTAGTGGAGTTCGACGTTTTCACCACGAAATGATGGAAAGCATTTTGATT aaaaatcaccTTGATCCAAACATGGTATTCTCTGAAGTTACATGTATCTCATTTGCTCATTGTACAGTAAGTTGCGCCGATCTCGAATCACTATCATACTATACACAGAATCTGAAATCGCTAACAATTCCCGATCGATTGATCGATCACAAACAAGAAGG TGAAGATGTTGATCCAAATCTAATACAATGCTATCGTACCATTCAAAGAAAAGGACTTATTGGGCATCGTTCAAAGCTGATTGCACATATTAAAACACTTTGGCCAGCTTTGACACAACTGACCTTCTGTAACAAAACATTGATACTcgatgaataa
- a CDS encoding hypothetical protein (NECATOR_CHRIII.G9578.T2): MIQASIYTVRLSATYSLYSFGPPMGRPSGNKNGTENVDRAFRQVERISRKRELNVEKNDTIMCNFKRSKKSEQGLPLFDLPLHVIEKIVSKLSLSEMATFRRCSRQTKEIVDGYWQLQRSLKTGVEELHQLFPHIDTKKSQFESLFHIRHELGKYLSMLPKNRLLEADFSGVRRFHHEMMESILIKNHLDPNMVFSEVTCISFAHCTVSCADLESLSYYTQNLKSLTIPDRLIDHKQEGEDVDPNLIQCYRTIQRKGLIGHRSKLIAHIKTLWPALTQLTFCNKTLILDE; the protein is encoded by the exons ATGATTCAAGCTTCG ATTTACACAGTAAGGCTCAGTGCCACCTACTCGCTGTACTCGTTCGGTCCTCCGAT GGGAAGGCCCTCCGGAAATAAGAATGGAACGGAAAATGTTGATAGAGCATTTCGACAAGTAGAACGAATATCACGTAAAAGAGAACTGAATGTAGAG aaaaatgacaCAATAATgtgtaattttaaaagaagcaaaaaatccGAACAAGGATTACCACTATTTGATTTACCACTGCACGTTATAGAGAAAATTGTATCGAAACTATCACTTTCGGAAATGGCTACATTTAGACGCTGCTCACGACAAACAAAAGAG ATAGTAGATGGTTACTGGCAACTTCAGAGATCACTTAAAACAGGTGTAGAAGAGCTCCATCAACTTTTTCCACATATTgacacaaaaaaatcacagttTGAAAGTTTATTCCATATTCGGCATGAG CTTGGAAAATATCTTAGCATGTTACCGAAGAATCGTCTGTTAGAGGCTGATTTTAGTGGAGTTCGACGTTTTCACCACGAAATGATGGAAAGCATTTTGATT aaaaatcaccTTGATCCAAACATGGTATTCTCTGAAGTTACATGTATCTCATTTGCTCATTGTACAGTAAGTTGCGCCGATCTCGAATCACTATCATACTATACACAGAATCTGAAATCGCTAACAATTCCCGATCGATTGATCGATCACAAACAAGAAGG TGAAGATGTTGATCCAAATCTAATACAATGCTATCGTACCATTCAAAGAAAAGGACTTATTGGGCATCGTTCAAAGCTGATTGCACATATTAAAACACTTTGGCCAGCTTTGACACAACTGACCTTCTGTAACAAAACATTGATACTcgatgaataa
- a CDS encoding hypothetical protein (NECATOR_CHRIII.G9580.T1), with protein MFRRFTLFLLIFNFVISDSTASVTLLITGHSSNNVYKHQLASFFVDSYEELIKGSKTPLFVFTNGVSMPVASEINNLLETWNDLDMPTNVSTLILTNLGTDEMSLDHLSVIQRFMKTKKPLIVIEIGNPAVQTGALLNRSASCLSGGHAVILSPNAVYFCNEASPNMLPNLQFDDLYEITAPKLESNWEEPQTVLLMPNIFVSAAKGSEKRHHGQHEHHHHEHHHHPHQYHHHHHKHQLEENVDEIVDQIMEDIMEEGVITPPPKKKKTKEFNELKEGEKKMFCKYRKSCYETGEKPQIDDSFLGWLFKKRAVEEEVKVHQEPIEYDSEDDLVHQKFLCKYRVSCYHERGIPISEKVADKEKKMVLASKKKPQQGKKKTLKEIAAKTLQDVKDAEEKAAKRPVVQVVKTKLDEIEEKLQEKLNCKYRKSCYETGQKPVIEDAWRLPSPIKIFSMESADTVNKQINYSELEELEKKVYCKYRKSCYETGVKPEIEPEIFIHTIADLTTLHEQVETRKLTLQEKCKYRKSCYETGIVPEINPKLEAAIQREVSSVIPTNVQDLKMLCKYRKSCYAEIHDSATVDTIKIIRKRRQIEKEVKRRKARRAKLHRRLRGEMQLGHWRKPSRRAAAGGASRKDVESAKLKEAKVDASPEKQEKIEEEDADKEKEPVVSETKKGKSRRARQQAPKDIVQDANVEEEVESAMTEPPEKEMQPKKQRKTRKAKVEESQDEPKPVIKKAAPPVKTGRRPTEDATAKESTQAKQTTEIPEREKPTEAPKPATTKEQRKKKEVKPRPKQAEEKEVEKEEKNKSEDEETAQNVSGTPKKSKMFGGAKEAMKKMIDEMHHQQGIQETKEYCKYRKSCYASGKRPKIEQTVGSPVARFAEHIEKMEKVIEEEEAAIALTAARKKTETDKKLECKYRKSCYETGILPEIKAPQEAEEQGIVFKAGISKQLQCKYKKSCYKEAGIIAAADEVADTEEKRKPSDQRAKTADDRKESIKDDEDTAIKKPTKEERASTEQKKRAEIGKSEEECQSGKACYTSADPKAMKEDHAGSMARIGLERFRKNGKCSPYYYSCREVLGLPKKEKAPIGPNGKRLCRKKPKSL; from the exons ATGTTTCGACGATTTACATTATTTCTACTAATATTCAACTTTGTTATCAGTGATAGCACAG CAAGTGTAACCTTGCTGATCACTGGACACTCCAGCAATAATGTGTACAAACATCAACTGGCCAGCTTTTTCGTTGATTCTTACGAGGAACTCATCAAAG GCTCAAAAACTCCGCTATTTGTCTTCACAAATGGCGTATCGATGCCAGTTGCGTCAGAAATCAATAATTTGCTGGAAACATGGAATGATTTGGATATGCCTACTAATGTGTCAACGTTGATCCTCACAAATCTTGGCACCGATGAGATGAGTCTTGACCATCTCAGCGTCATTCAAAGATtcatgaaaacaaagaagccGCTAATCGTTATTGAAATCG GGAATCCAGCTGTCCAAACAGGTGCACTCCTCAATCGAAGTGCTTCATGCCTCAGCGGTGGTCATGCGGTCATTCTATCACCAAATGCAGTGTATTTCTGCAATGAAGCCTCACCCAACATGTTACCAAATCTCCAATTTGACGATTTGTACGAGATCACGGCGCCAAAATTGGAGTCTAATTGGGAGGAGCCTCAAACAGTTCTCCTAATGCCAAATATCTTCGTATCAGCGGCAAAGGGTAGCGAAAAACGACATCATGGGCAGCATGAACATCATCACCAtgaacatcatcatcatccaCATCAATACCATCATCATCACCATAAACACCAA CTCGAAGAAAATGTGGATGAAATCGTGGATCAGATTATGGAGGACATCATGGAAGAGGGTGTAATCACTCCTCCTcccaagaagaagaaaacaaaagaatttaaCGAACttaaagaaggagaaaagaaaatgttctgcAAGTATCGTAAGTCCTgctatgaaactggagaaaaacCCCAAATTGATGACAGTTTTCTCGGATGGCTTTTTAAGAAAAGAGCTGTAGAAGAAGAAGTTAAAGTGCACCAAGAACCCATAGAATATGATTCCGAAGACGACCTTGTACATCAAAAATTCCTGTGCAAATATCGTGTATCCTGCTATCATGAACGAGGAATTCCCATCAGTGAGAAGGTAGCAgataaagagaagaagatgGTACTTGCTAGTAAAAAGAAGCCACaacaaggaaagaagaagacacTGAAAGAAATTGCTGCTAAAACGCTCCAGGATGTAAAGGACGCCGAAGAAAAAGCTGCAAAACGACCTGTAGTCCAGGTTGTAAAGACTAAACTTGATGAAATAGAGGagaaattgcaagaaaaactGAACTGTAAGTATCGAAAGAGTTGCTATGAGACTGGTCAAAAACCGGTAATAGAAGATGCTTGGAGATTACCGAGCccaatcaaaattttctccatGGAATCTGCAGATACAGTCAATAAACAAATCAACTACAGCGAATTGGAGGAGCTCGAGAAGAAAGTCTACTGTAAATATCGAAAAAGTTGCTATGAGACAGGTGTCAAACCTGAGATTGAGCCGGAGATTTTCATACATACAATCGCTGATTTGACCACTTTGCACGAGCAGGTGGAAACTCGGAAACTCACTTTACAAGAAAAGTGTAAGTACCGAAAATCATGCTATGAAACTGGCATCGTGCCTGAAATCAATCCCAAGTTGGAGGCGGCAATTCAGAGGGAGGTGAGCAGTGTAATCCCTACGAATGTCCAGGATTTGAAGATGCTCTGCAAGTATCGCAAATCGTGCTACGCCGAGATTCACGATTCGGCAACAGTGGACACTATTAAAATTATCAGGAAGAGGCGTCAGATCGAGAAGGAGGTGAAGAGGAGAAAAGCACGCCGAGCCAAACTTCATCGACGTCTCCGCGGAGAGATGCAATTAGGACACTGGAGGAAGCCATCAAGGAGAGCAGCAGCAGGGGGAGCCTCACGAAAAGACGTCGAATCGGCGAAACTAAAAGAAGCCAAAGTTGATGCATCtccagaaaaacaggaaaagatAGAGGAAGAAGATGCTGACAAGGAAAAAGAACCAGTCGTCAGTGAAAccaaaaaagggaaatcacGAAGAGCAAGACAACAGGCGCCTAAGGATATTGTTCAAGATGCAAATGTTGAAGAGGAAGTGGAATCGGCAATGACAGAACCACCAGAGAAAGAAATGCAGCCGAAGAAACAGAGGAAAACAAGGAAAGCGAAGGTCGAGGAATCTCAAGATGAACCGAAACCAGTCATTAAAAAAGCCGCTCCTCCAGTAAAGACGGGTAGAAGGCCAACTGAGGATGCAACAGCGAAAGAATCTACTCAAGCTAAACAAACTACGGAAATACCGGAAAGAGAAAAGCCAACAGAAGCGCCAAAACCAGCAACAACGAAagaacaaaggaagaaaaaggaagtgaaaccGCGACCAAAACAGGCTGAGGAGAAGGAAgtagagaaggaagaaaagaataaatctGAAGATGAAGAGACAGCGCAGAACGTATCAGGAACgccgaaaaaaagtaaaatgtttGGAGGAGCAAAGGAAGCAATGAAAAAGATGATTGACGAGATGCATCATCAACAAGGAATACAAGAGACAAAGGAATACTGTAAGTATAGAAAATCATGTTACGCAAGTGGGAAAAGGCCAAAAATTGAACAGACTGTGGGTTCGCCTGTTGCACGTTTTGCCGAACacattgaaaaaatggaaaaagtcatcgaagaagaagaagcagcaATTGCTCTAACTGCTGCTcgtaaaaaaactgaaacagaCAAAAAGCTTGAGTGTAAGTACAGAAAGTCATGCTACGAAACTGGCATACTTCCTGAAATAAAAGCTCCACAAGAAGCTGAGGAACAAGGAATTGTATTTAAGGCTGGAATATCGAAACAGCTTCAATGCAAGTATAAAAAATCCTGCTATAAGGAAGCAGGTATTATCGCAGCTGCAGATGAGGTGGCTGATACTGAAGAGAAACGCAAACCTTCTGATCAACGTGCAAAAACAGCCGACGATCGCAAGGAATCAATAAAAGATGATGAAGATACTGCAATCAAAAAACCTACAAAGGAAGAACGTGCCTCAACTGAGCAGAAAAAACGAGCCGAGATCGGAAAGAGCGAAGAGGAATGCCAATCAGGTAAAGCATGCTATACATCAGCTGATCCTAAAGCGATGAAAGAGGACCACGCAGGAAGTATGGCACGAATAGGGCTGGAACGCTTTAGGAAAAATGGGAAATGTAGCCCTTACTATTATTCTTGTCGTGAAGTGCTTGGCcttccgaaaaaagaaaaagctccTATTGGACCGAATGGCAAGCGTCTGTGTCGCAAGAAACCAAAATCGCTGTGA
- a CDS encoding hypothetical protein (NECATOR_CHRIII.G9579.T1), whose translation MMTLAKKIQEYNRAVARQVEERELRERRERVRKAQEANRKAQEEAAKFADEDFGGMGGGDPTGGLGSVLNDPEVAEAIKDPEVMSAFLDIMNNPSNLMKHMGNPKVMKLIAKMKDIKAPGMGGMFGGGAAPGGCHMGPKCGDSGCGGGGSASSAPPKAPEPDLD comes from the exons ATGATGACATTG GCGAAGAAGATCCAGGAATACAATCGCGCGGTAGCTCGACAAGTAGAGGAACGTGAATTGAGGGAGCGCCGCGAACGTGTTCGCAAGGCGCAAGAGGCGAACCGCAAAGCACAGGAGGAAGCcgctaag TTTGCCGATGAAGATTTCGGAGGAATGGGTGGTGGAGACCCAACCGGAGGTCTGGGTTCAGTACTCAATGATCCAGAAGTTGCAGAAGCAATTAAGGATCCTGAG GTCATGTCCGCCTTCTTGGATATCATGAACAATCCATCAAACCTGATGAAACATATGGGCAACCCGAAAGTGATGAAACTTATTGCTAAAATGAAAG ACATCAAGGCGCCTGGAATGGGTGGAATGTTTGGCGGTGGAGCGGCACCCGGTGGATGTCATATGGGTCCGAAATGTGGAGATTCAGGatgcggtggtggtggttccGCCTCCTCAGCACCACCTAAAGCTCCTGAACCTGACCTCGACTAA